A genomic window from Algoriphagus sp. Y33 includes:
- a CDS encoding condensation domain-containing protein, translated as MSSTNKVPITVFPTIEKKLPTTSVQKEVLFAGQIADEAANRSSNKLVHLSLQGDLSVKILQDAFVKLIEKHEEMRSLVSSEGDYLIVFSDYTVPIRMRDIREMAINQKDAFLKRHLQQNRPYQFNLIQGPLYVLDLIQTEDRGYLLTLTGHELIFSEESLQLMLGELVTMYSSLTSEEYPWLSKEVAVCEGVHN; from the coding sequence ATGTCTAGCACAAACAAAGTTCCGATAACGGTATTTCCTACGATAGAAAAGAAATTGCCTACTACTTCTGTTCAGAAAGAAGTCTTGTTTGCCGGTCAAATAGCAGATGAAGCAGCAAATAGATCAAGTAATAAGTTGGTACACTTAAGCCTGCAAGGTGATTTGTCTGTTAAAATCCTTCAAGATGCTTTCGTAAAGCTGATTGAAAAACATGAGGAGATGCGCTCTTTAGTGAGTTCGGAAGGCGACTACCTTATTGTCTTTAGCGACTATACAGTCCCTATTAGGATGAGAGATATTAGAGAGATGGCAATCAATCAAAAAGACGCATTTCTCAAGAGGCATTTGCAGCAAAATAGACCTTATCAGTTTAATTTGATTCAGGGGCCACTATATGTTCTCGATTTGATCCAAACGGAGGATAGAGGCTATTTATTGACTTTAACCGGGCATGAATTGATTTTTAGTGAGGAGTCACTGCAACTTATGCTAGGTGAATTGGTGACTATGTACTCAAGTCTTACTTCTGAAGAGTATCCTTGGCTGTCCAAGGAGGTTGCTGTTTGTGAAGGTGTCCATAATTAG
- a CDS encoding 4'-phosphopantetheinyl transferase superfamily protein → MVLGRAYCSQINVLEWRNECDFNLQKNLDIWRIYIPDFIDKIEQNRWLLTAAELSKSEAFLHEEDRNRFLLGKIFLRKIIAKYLKIADQEVGFDYLEFKKPVLPTGYSLNFNISHSGDYIVFGFANRHPVGVDVELMDSKVDLYNLIYTSMSSVEISSILNSEFPRDIFYKHWTRKEALLKGVGIGLTDRLMDINVCDGLNFVPSEISGFTSTWSIRNFIMDDVYSVSLACDSAVRVVRFYELTDR, encoded by the coding sequence ATGGTATTAGGAAGAGCTTATTGCTCTCAGATTAATGTGTTGGAATGGAGAAATGAGTGTGATTTTAATCTTCAGAAGAATCTCGATATCTGGCGGATTTACATTCCCGATTTTATAGATAAAATAGAGCAAAACAGATGGTTGTTAACTGCTGCTGAACTTAGTAAAAGTGAAGCGTTTTTACATGAAGAGGATAGAAATCGGTTCTTGCTGGGGAAAATATTTCTCCGGAAGATAATAGCCAAGTATTTGAAAATTGCAGATCAAGAGGTGGGTTTTGATTACTTGGAGTTTAAAAAGCCAGTTTTGCCGACAGGTTATAGTTTGAATTTCAATATTTCGCACTCAGGTGATTATATAGTGTTTGGGTTCGCAAACCGGCACCCTGTGGGTGTAGATGTAGAGTTAATGGATTCCAAGGTTGATTTGTACAATCTGATTTATACTTCTATGTCAAGTGTAGAGATAAGCTCGATTTTGAATAGTGAATTTCCGAGAGATATCTTTTATAAACATTGGACACGAAAAGAAGCCCTTTTAAAAGGGGTAGGGATTGGATTGACTGATCGATTGATGGATATAAACGTTTGCGATGGGTTGAATTTTGTGCCTTCTGAGATATCGGGATTTACGTCGACCTGGAGTATTAGAAATTTTATAATGGATGACGTGTATTCAGTGAGTTTGGCTTGTGATTCTGCTGTACGGGTGGTGAGATTTTATGAATTGACAGATAGGTGA
- the gmd gene encoding GDP-mannose 4,6-dehydratase, whose protein sequence is MKTALITGVTGQDGAYLAELLLSKGYTVHGIKRRASSFNTQRIDHLYQDPHESNPKFILHYGDLTDSMGITRIIKECEPDEIYNLGAMSHVKVSFDTPEYTANADGLGILRILEAVRLLGMEKKTRIYQASTSELYGLVQEVPQKEETPFYPRSPYAAAKLYGFWIVKNYREAYNMFACNGILFNHESPLRGETFVTRKITRAVSRIGMGMESVLYLGNLDALRDWGHAKDYVEAMWRMLQVDEPEDFVVATGVTISVRDFLHLAFGQIGFKLDFIGKGVSEMGVLGGIDYEVALEKLGKSKEELPNLGEVMVKVDPEYFRPTEVELLIGDPAKAFKKLGWKPKYDLKALVEDMVTSDLQLLRRDICLIQGGFSVISNSEY, encoded by the coding sequence ATGAAAACCGCATTAATAACGGGGGTTACGGGCCAAGATGGTGCTTATTTAGCAGAACTGTTACTGAGCAAGGGTTACACTGTACATGGTATTAAGAGAAGAGCGTCTTCTTTTAATACCCAGCGAATTGATCACTTGTATCAGGATCCACATGAGTCGAATCCTAAGTTTATTCTCCACTATGGAGACTTGACTGATTCGATGGGAATTACACGTATTATCAAAGAGTGTGAGCCTGATGAGATTTATAATCTTGGTGCGATGAGCCATGTGAAAGTCAGCTTCGATACTCCTGAGTATACAGCAAATGCAGATGGGCTGGGAATCCTTAGGATTTTAGAAGCAGTTAGGCTGCTTGGTATGGAAAAGAAAACCAGAATTTATCAGGCAAGTACCTCTGAGCTTTATGGCTTGGTACAGGAAGTTCCACAGAAAGAAGAGACTCCTTTCTACCCTAGATCTCCATATGCGGCGGCTAAACTGTATGGCTTTTGGATTGTAAAGAATTACCGGGAGGCTTATAATATGTTTGCGTGTAATGGTATTCTTTTTAATCATGAATCGCCTTTGCGTGGAGAGACTTTTGTGACTAGAAAAATCACCCGTGCTGTAAGCAGAATCGGGATGGGGATGGAAAGTGTGCTTTATCTTGGGAATTTGGATGCATTGAGAGATTGGGGGCATGCCAAGGATTATGTTGAGGCGATGTGGAGAATGCTACAAGTAGACGAACCCGAAGATTTTGTGGTAGCGACCGGGGTTACAATCAGCGTTAGGGATTTTTTGCACCTTGCTTTTGGACAAATAGGATTTAAACTGGACTTCATTGGTAAAGGAGTCAGTGAAATGGGCGTCTTAGGTGGTATCGATTACGAAGTTGCGCTAGAGAAACTAGGCAAGTCTAAAGAAGAATTGCCTAATCTGGGAGAGGTTATGGTGAAAGTGGATCCTGAGTATTTCAGACCCACTGAAGTAGAGCTGCTTATCGGTGATCCCGCAAAAGCATTCAAAAAACTAGGTTGGAAGCCGAAGTATGATCTTAAAGCCTTGGTCGAAGATATGGTTACCTCGGATTTACAGCTTTTGAGGAGAGATATTTGTCTTATACAAGGTGGCTTCAGCGTGATTTCTAATTCTGAGTATTAA
- a CDS encoding alpha-1,2-fucosyltransferase, with product MILSRNGLDQAVKSKLHNMNRVAIFGGLGNQMFQYALAIAMDAGGIPTKISVSDYLLNRHYQGFELLKAFNVPIPIEDRVRVFAINQVRPMLLDVNMSAVRALVKKMLVKKKNLYKEKEEYGYDEGVFEQNSAFLVGTWQSFKYFESQNELIREVFNFNKPIDTVNLTIAGEILKKNAVAVHVRRGDYMKPELAESRMVIDLLDYYDKAFKLMREYVENPVFYVFSDDIKWARENFKGSNFVFLSHNTGANSYLDMYLMTLCKHFIIANSSFGWWGAWLAENRQKKVIMPFPWVRNSSSEGIYPEGWTVLGVNSNKTELVY from the coding sequence GTGATCCTATCTCGGAATGGCTTAGATCAAGCGGTTAAAAGTAAATTACATAATATGAATCGTGTAGCAATATTCGGCGGGCTGGGGAATCAGATGTTTCAGTATGCATTGGCTATTGCAATGGATGCAGGCGGAATTCCTACCAAGATTTCGGTAAGTGACTATTTGCTGAATAGGCATTACCAAGGGTTTGAGCTGCTCAAAGCTTTCAATGTTCCAATCCCAATTGAAGATAGGGTGAGGGTGTTTGCCATAAATCAAGTTCGCCCGATGCTGCTTGATGTCAATATGTCTGCCGTTCGGGCTCTAGTGAAGAAGATGCTCGTCAAAAAGAAGAATCTATACAAAGAAAAAGAAGAGTATGGCTATGATGAAGGTGTTTTTGAGCAGAATTCAGCTTTTTTGGTAGGGACATGGCAATCGTTTAAATATTTTGAATCACAAAATGAGCTTATCAGGGAGGTCTTTAACTTTAATAAGCCAATAGATACGGTAAACTTAACTATTGCCGGTGAAATACTTAAGAAAAATGCTGTAGCTGTTCATGTGAGAAGAGGCGACTACATGAAGCCTGAGCTCGCAGAAAGTAGGATGGTAATTGATTTATTGGACTATTACGATAAAGCGTTTAAGTTGATGCGTGAATATGTTGAGAATCCGGTTTTTTATGTTTTTTCAGATGATATAAAATGGGCTAGAGAAAATTTCAAAGGTTCAAATTTTGTTTTCCTGTCACACAATACTGGAGCAAATAGTTATTTAGATATGTATTTGATGACTTTGTGCAAGCATTTTATCATTGCAAACAGCTCCTTCGGCTGGTGGGGTGCATGGCTTGCAGAAAATAGGCAGAAGAAAGTAATTATGCCTTTCCCTTGGGTTAGGAATTCAAGTAGTGAAGGAATTTATCCTGAAGGTTGGACTGTCTTGGGGGTAAACTCGAACAAGACAGAACTGGTATATTAA